Part of the Lolium rigidum isolate FL_2022 chromosome 6, APGP_CSIRO_Lrig_0.1, whole genome shotgun sequence genome, tcacgttcaccacaaaccaatctaggcgcatcgccaactcccttgtctcgagggtttcttccgggtaagcatcatgctgcctagatcgcatattgcgatctaggcgatgcaagtttattcgttgttcatgcgttgctcgtatcgaagcctttttgatggcgagcaatgtagttatcttagacgtgttagggttagcattgttcttcgtatcatatgctatcgtcgtgcaaccctgagacgtctagccgcccttacacctatcttaggtgtaggggcggcaccccgcttgatcgttatttagtagatccgatccgttatggttgctccttgttcttcaaggattagtttaatatctgcatggttaggccttacaaagggttgaaggatccggcggcgcgtaggatgtagtttgctagccctagacagggatgttcggggatcaacttcgtgttggtttttaggccttgtctaggatcggcttacgatcaccgtgcgcggccgcgaggctcaatcacgagtaggatgttccgattatgtggtgaaaaccctaaatcgtagtagatcgttttagctttattcgatcaagcgggaccaccatatattcgtacacctcgtgcgaatcatgggtggatcggctctttgagccgattcacaggacaacctgagagccgatcgaggctcgtatttaacgtttacgtgtatgccatgcaggaaactaagcgaggcatcatccatcaccttcctgaccaggtataggtcaggtggcacgcccggccttgcaccagcatcggacgtgcgtgccgaatctttgcgggccgtcgctcggagggaccagggccagctgcagccctaagttgttcccggctctactgtgttgcccgtcgctgctcgccggtgggtttctgaccgcaacaataccacaatagtttttaggctatttgtcccatgagctatatattgcaaagatagagaatggaaattttaaaggtagcactcaagcaatttactatggaatggcggagaaataccatgtagtaggtaggtatggtggacacaaatgtcatagtgtttggctcaaggattttggatgcatgagaagtattccctctcgatacaaggcttaggctagcaaggttatttgaaacaaacacaagtatgaagcggtacagcaaaacttacataaaagacatattgtaaacattataagactctacaccgtcttccttgttgttcgacccttactagaaattatctagaccttagagagaccaattatgcaaaccaaattttagcaagctctatgtatttcttcattaataggtgcaaagtatatgatgcaagagcttaaacatgagcacaacaattgccaagtatcacattattcaagacattctaccaattactacatgtagcatttcccgtttccaaccatataacaatttaacgaagaagattcaaccttcgccatgaatattatgagtaaagcctaaggacatatttgtccatatgcaacagcggagcatgtctctctcccacacaatgaatgctagtatccattttattcaaacaaaacaaaaacaaaaacaaaccgacgctccatgcaaagtgcataagatgtgatggaataaaaatatagtttcactagaggaacctgataatgttgtcgatgaagaaggggatgccttgggcatccccaagcttagacagcttgagtcttcttgaaatatgcaggggtgaaccaccggggcatccccaagcttagagctttcactctccttgatcatattgtatcatctccctctcttgatccttgaaaacttcctccacaccaaactcaaaacaactcattagagggttagtgcacaatcaaaattcacatgttcagaggtgacataatcattcataacacttcggacattgcacaaagctactgaaagttaatggaatcgaaaaatccatcaagcatagcaaaacaggcaatgcgaaataaaaggcgagaatctatcaaaacagaacagttcataaagacgaattttattgaggcaccggacttgctcaaatgaaaattctcaaattgaatgaaagttgcgtacatatccgaggatcactcacgtaaattggcataattttctgagttacctacagagaattaggcccggattcgtgacgagcaagaaatatgtttctgtgcagtaatccaaatctagtatgaaccttactatcaaagactttacttggcacaacaatgcaacaaaactaagataaggagaggttgctacagtagtaacaacttccaagactcaaatataaatcaaaagtgcagtagtaaaatcatgggttgtctcccataagcgcttttctttaacgcctttcagctaggcgcagaaagtgtgtatcaagtattatcaagagatgaggcatcaacattacctcgggctttacgcctacccttcttattctttttcttactctttgatttagggaatacatgtctacccccggtgtagaggtgaattttagggtgccttctcccacatttatgactgctcccaatagtttcagcagggatcttccgactgTGATTTGTCCTATTCctacaataacaagataatcagtggatactgttctcccaagaatggttgtatgcacaccctcggctattcccttaggaattataacagagttatcaataagagttattccttcccccccttcaacgagtccccaaagtgtcaaagattcataaatactcttaggcataaggcaaaattcagacataatatcacaattggcatgaaaaggtTCACCAccgataacaactttaatagtagggtaccattttgaaggttcagagttcactaaaacttgatcaagacggttacagacatagctataattttctttcaagcaagatgcacttgtctcaagagtgtttaatctattataaatgctaataagagctgaatcaaagttattagctgaactatgtgatgcaactaatttttttatggcattaaaagcttgatccccattgcaatgaaggaaatctcctcccactaaggcatccaaagcatatctatagcgaatcataagcccaaaataaaagttactaaggagcaaacgagTCATTTGGggctcagctttacgataagaatcaaaaattctagaccaagcatctttaaaactctcctcatccccttgtttaaaagtgaagactaattcctcaggtgaagaagtaacaggtgcagaactatacatggtaacaaaagtaaaatgcaagtaactaatttttttgtgtttttaatatagagattgcaaacaagacagtaaataaagtaaagctagcaactaattttttttgtgttttgttttagtgcagcaaacaaagtactaaataaagtaaagcaagacaaaaacaaagtaaagagattggaggtggagactccccttgcagcgtgtcttgatctcactggcaacggcgccagaaaaagagcttgatacgcgtacagcacgcgtccgttggaaaccccaagaggaaggtgtgatgcgtacagcggcaagttttccctcagtaagaaatcaaggtttatcgaaccagtaggagccaagaagcacgttgaaggttgatggcggcggagtgtagtgcggcgcaacaccggggattccggcgccaacgtggaacctgcacaacacaaccaaattactttgccccaacgtgacgagtgaggttgtcaatctcaccggcttgctgtaacaaaggattagatgtatagtgtggatgatgatttgcagaaaacagtagaacaagtattgcagtagattgtattcgattaaaagaatggaccggggtccatagttcactagaggcgtctctcccataagataaatagcatgttgggtgaacaaattacagttgcgcaattgacaaataaagaggacatgaccatgcacatacatgatacgatgagtattgtgagatttaattgggcattacgacaaagtacatagaccgctatccagcatgcatctatgcctaaaaagtccaccttcaggttatcatccgaaccccctccagtattaagttgccaacaacagacaattgcattaagtactgcgcgtaatgtaatcggtaactacatcctcgaacatagcaccaatgttttatccctagtggcaacagcacatccataatcttagagatttgtcacttcccggattcacggagacatgaacccactatcgagcataaatactccctcttggagttacaagcatctacttggccagagcatctactagtaacggagagcatgcaagatcataaacaacacatagatataaattgataatcaacataacatagtattctctattcatcggatcccaacaaacgcaacatgtagaattacagatagatgatcttgatcatgttcggcagctcacaagacccgacaattaagcacaatggggagaagacaaccatctagctactgctatggacccatagtccaggggtagactactcactcatcactccggaggtgaccatggcggcgtagagtcctccgggagatgattcccctctccggcagggtgccggaggcgatctcctgaatcccccgagataggattggcggcggcggcgcctctggaaggttttccgtatcgtggctctcggtactggggttattatcgatgaaggcttcttatagtcggagaggtaggtttaggggcgacgcgaggggcccacacactaggccggcgtggccagggcttaggccgcgccgccctagcgtctggccgcctcgtcgccccacttcgtatctcccccggtgttctggaatcttcgtggaaaaataagatcctgggcgttgatttcgtccaattccgagaatatttccttactaggatttcgaaaccaaaaacagcgagaaaacgacaagcggctcttcggcatcttgttaataggttagtgccggaaaatgcataaatatgacataaagtatgcataaaacatgtaggtatcatcaataaagtggcatggaacataagaaattatcgatacgttggagacgtatcagtggcgtgTTGTTGAGCACGGCTGCTTTGGCTGCtacccactcctcctctgcgatggtgtggtcgctgttgttgttgctggcgctgttctcgaaactagctcgcctgctggagcggggggtgcgatctccgtctcccctgttagcaacataaacttggtggtgcgccgctcctcgggtgataccttggacgatgctgtcgacgctgtcttctcccgatgaatactgggcgttgcagatgaacggtgtgtcgcttgatcctagcctgtgtctggtgtcgcagttcaagcagtagtacgaggttagctCCGAAGACGCGGGattgtcggatccaaccgacatggaagatgccgaacggggagtcgagggcgcgggcgaactcgtcgagcctgtcaggccagccgaaaggtcgagtgatgatgacgcgcttgggctcgtcgatctggagatgggcgattccagcagccgaaggattccttctgagttgacgttgtagtggacgctcccgaaggtcatctccatgttgccttccagatcggagaaggtcgagcgagacgagtcgctgtgcggggtgaattcataggagccgaaacgaatcgggcttccAAGGTGaggcgatgatggtgttgatgaagtTGCTGATGGCATGACGGGCTccgccgatgtccgatcttgtgccgacagggttcccacagacggcgccaattgtcgagggtaccccttggcaatgccctccgattggggcttagggttgacggaatcctgcaagctgacacgagacatcggttcatagacaagcggggagagcgatttacccaggttcggggccctcgatgaggtaaaacccttacgtcctgcctgtctgttcttgattatgaagataatgggttacaatgaggtgccgaatagttcggctgagatctcgtcgagaggctaagcgctgcggcgacctagctctagactttttggtggctaaggctgctaagattgattgtgtccctcggcagcccctctcctggcctttatataggaggccaggtctcaagaggtctaaccgagtacgactaggtttacagtaattttgaatctaatctttccttgttcggctgcttccttgtcttaCCCGTCAAGGATTCCTCTAGTGCGCCGTccaggtggcccatctcgcctccaagtgtcttcatgggcctccaactagacaatatGGGAtaaggcaatgtcggttacccgaagggtaatgcccacgtcatcaagaggaggatcaagtTCTTCAAGGACAACAATGGGGGAGAGAGAATGGGTGGGAAGAACTAGTGTGtacggaggtgggagagaggtatatatagggggtccagaaatatgactgttggggctggaaaacggtcagattcgcgcccgaaccggtactaccgcttgtcgaagcggtactaccgctcgcgcacAAAACTGTGCAGAAAATAGGTAAAAATGCAacccaaaccggtagtaccgttgtgcaaagcggtactaccgcttgtgccgAAAACTGAATCTGAGAGAGAGAGTAGCGTGCAGAAACATTGCAGCGTCGTGCATGTGCGTGTGGGGCCGCCTGGAGCGTGTGACCTGGCAGCAGCTGCGCGGTCTGCTGCCTCGCGCGGGAGAAATCCCCGGCCGTACGGGCGCGGGAGGGAAAGGCTACCCGTGGGAAGGGCTCCCTCGCCACtactataagggcatctccagcggcgcgacgcaaacggtcaatgagcgaccgttttcgtccgccgtgaccgggaatgcgtctggggcctgttccagcggggcgacgcaaagtgaccgggccgtccgcgcagacgcaaacctggcccaaatatgtgccTCGGATGCATCTCggcggacgtccggaaacgtccgctcgcgtctggcggatgtttcggcgggcccgtctggcagcgaccctgcgtcgatgcgtcttctcaaacgcgccagcgtcTGCAAAGCTGCGTtgcttcggcactctgcgccacgttaatggcgacgatgcctcggctaccgagcggccgcccacctccgccaaccacgttaatggcgacgccacgcatcccacggccaccgcatgccgccggcctatataaagggggcacgCGTTCTTCTTccacatccactcctccaaagaaaccctagccgccacaaagctcgaccgtagcgccgcctaggtgttcctgcgatgcagccaagcccgcgaggaagtccatggccggcgaggcggtcgaggccgtggccctgggcgcccccgtggccggggcagggtccgccgtggtggagcagctacggccccacgctcgccgtcgcctgcgccctcctcgtcctcgcaggaggagcgctgcttcgtgttcctcctccgcatcgacgacgacccactcgccatcaagcagctaccggacaagttcgccgagttcatcgacggcgtcgagccggcgcagttgcagctacgggagccagctgcaacttctgccgttggaccgtggaggtccttttcgacgggcagggcaagatgtacctgcacacggggtgggacaagttcgcccgtgacctcgacctcgagcccggctaccagctcaccttcctctacgagggggacggcgagatgatcgtcaaggtgttcgacgacgcagcctgccgcaggcactaccacaccgacgactccggctccaacaccgatagttagaacgttgagtgttctttctttgcagcgaatctggctatgggccggacgaagccagtagtcgatatttctggatgttcgcctcatcggtagaaccaacaagggcaccatctcctcccgctggattttccagtttgggtgattgggtgtgccctcgaatgttctttcttggcagcgaacatacggaaatcaacataaCTGGCttcttttttaaattttttttatatttgtgtcaaccatggttcaaactatgtgttagtttgtgtaaaccatgttccaaactatgtgttagtttgtgtaaaatcatgtttcaaaatgttatatttgaaactatgtttaaatagaatacgtcgccccgctagagcagacccagacgcaaacggccgCGCGGAAAAAAACGTCATTTTTGCATCCGtaacgcgacccaaacggatccTCCGGACGTTAAAATGCGTCGCCGGCCCTAACTTCGAGAAACCGCGTTGCGCTTTCCTCTTCCCGGATCCGATCCCATcttgaaaaccctaaaagaacctAGATCCCTAAACAGTACATTGTCGATGGGGAGCCAATCTAATCGTGCTGGTGTTCTCGATGAAGACGAGTGGCTTAAGCTTGAGGAGCGGAAAAATATGCTGGCTTGGATCGAGTACATGGAAATTACCATGGGGAAATACAAGACACCACCGCCAATGGAAATCGTTCTGTACCCAGGTATGAGGATTTCTGTTTTGTTATCATATTTATAAAGTTATGCCAACATTGACATGTATTCCTGAAAAGATTCCAACCTTCTTTTGAAAAATAGGGGGCCGAAACCccccagccccccccccccccccccccttttttttttctttcaaaatgaaGCCAAAGTAACATAGTAGCTCGCGAGGAGAAGCAGAGTTCGCGCTCCTATGAAAGATTTGTTTAATTATTATTGGCCATAGAGTTTGCCCCCTTCGTTTTTCGATTCGTTTAATTTGTGAGTTGATTCTTCTTGTTCTATAGAAGTTTCATAAATTGTTGAGTTCGGTACTAATCTATCTCTGACTGTATACTTCTACCATTTGAAGATCTCATGGATAGAGCATGGGGATGGAGCAGGCTGGTGATCTACGAGGTGGCAGATACTACTGTTGAGTGGCCCGTTTTTATGAAATATCTGAACGAGTATTTCAAACGCAATGCTGGTTCTCTTTTCAACATGAGTGCAGCTGCCCGTCACGTAAGTTCTTCCtcctgcatatatatatatatgttgtaagAAATACTGGTGCCCTGGCTTACCTTATTTGATCGATTGTGTTGCTAATTAACTTCTTTTTATCGCTGCAAAACAATGGTGTCAAGTGTCTCAAGGAGGAGGGCAGGTATCGCATGATTCATGAAAAAGATCTCAGCGCTGAAGACATAACCTTGAGCGACAGTATCAAGAAGCGAGCAATCCATGTTTTGAACTCAGAGGTTAAATCTGTTGCTGCAGCTTCTGGATTGATGGTATATGCCTTCCTAACAAATCAGATCAACCAGTATTCTACTTGATTTATTCATTTTAGTTTTTGATGCTTATAAACTTGTTTGCACCATTTGAAAAACTCTTGTTCAAGTGTATGGCGGAGGAGGCCAGGTTGATGTCTGACTTGCGAGGAGATCATTTCGAAACCATTTCTGTCTTTTCGAGCTATATCAGGCAGAGTGCCCTGCGTCTCACGCACTACCAAGGGTCTGAACCTGATTCCATTGCTGCTGCCCTTCTGGTATGTATGCCCATGCCTCTACCAGAACAAATTGCAACTCGGTTATTTATATCTCGTGAGCTTTACTAATTTTGTCGCAACAATGGTTGGATTGAAGGGTTTGGTGAAGGAGACTATCTCTGTGCGTAACCTGATGAATCGAGGGAACACCAACATCAGTGTAGACGAATTAGAGTGTGGATTTATCCGAGAGGCTACTGTTCCACTTTTGGAGAAACTTGAAAATCACTTTGCTCGTGAAATTTCTTGTACTGTAGATGAGCATGCCAGTTCGCTTATAAGGTatatttgttttcttgtttctgtTATTGCACACATATTTTTTTGGGGAATGTCTATTCATTGTGCTTTACTGTTACCAGGGATAACACTGTTGGGGGATTCAAAGCTGACAAATCAGAGAAGCCTACAAGGTATATTGaaattttgtttgttttttcttGTTGAATGCATATTGCTGGGGAGAAGTGTTACCTTGTTGTGCTTTACTGTCATCAGGGACAGCACTGTGGTGGAGTTGAAACCCAATGCAAATGAAAAGCAAAAGAATACAAAGGATCGTGGTGGAAAGAACAACCTTGGGAATGGAAAGAGGAAGAGATCTGATAAGGTATATCTTTAGAAAAGAATCCACTGTCTGAGAAGAGATAATTCCTTTTGATGCTTATGAGGAAGTTTAAAGTAACAAGCATTCCTTTTTTGTTGGCTAATTGCTGTGAACCGACAAATTTAATGGTCTACGACCTAGAACTAACTTAATTATCTGTCAATCTAGAACTAGGAAAAGGGATTTAATATTGTGCAGCACTCTTTTCCTATTATTGTTAGccttctgcttctgctttttTTTTTATACACGATTTCATGCTTTGGATGCAGTAACGGCATTGCTGCAGAACTGAAGATAATGTACTTGAAAGGAACAACGAATTAGGAAGGAAGGATGGTTAAGTCGCCCCTGTCACTGATTTCTCTTTGGCTGACACCTGGTTTTCCTGTTATGAGCCTTGATCAACTTAAGTCAAGGGACCTGGAGAAGCGTATCAAATCTGCTATTTTCATATACCATGCCGGAGTGTATTTGGCATATTCTGCTGTGTTACTTACTGGGTCATTGATGAACAGCAGAGTGTTTTACTTGACAGCTATATGTTTGTATTTGCTAATTAAGCAGGAGTAGCTATTGCCAATGAAGTAAGAATGATGGTGTGAAATTAGTCCATGGACCCCTTTTATCCTCATAATAAAAGAAAATATAAGACTAACATATCATCCACTTAGCTACTTGATTTGCTAGCATATATGCTAGCAATTTCAGATCTGTTGCTTCCAGGCTCTTGCATCTAGGGGTGGGCATTTTAACCGAGGACCGATCTTCCGAACTGGAACAACTGGGACCGGAGCCTAATAAACCGAAACTGAATATCGGTGCTAAGCTTGGTCTGGAACTCTGGATAACTGAAATTAGATTGGCTAATTCGGTTTGAACTCACACAGCTAAGTGAAGCGACCGAGGAGACCGACAATAGGCCAATTCCATGACAGCCCACTAGTCATTTTGTCCATGTACGTATGAAGGCTTTCACGATGGTAATGATCAACCTTCACGGTACACAGACATGGCTGTTCCGGCGACCAGATCTGGCGCGGGCATGGCGCAAGCGAGGCGCAGCGGCGGTAGCTGGGCTAGGCAAGCTGGCGCGGTGGTGGGCTGGGCGAACTCTAGGCGGCGGCCCAAGCGTGGGAGGCGGCTTGCTGGGCTAGGCAAGCTGGCGCGGTGGTGGGCCGGGCGAACTCTAGGCGGCGGCCCAAGCGTGGGAGGCGGCTTGCTGCAGGCAGGTGGAGGCTTGGGCTGGacgggcaaaacctatacaccgaccaggtcggtggctaccggcaaaacctatacaccgaccaggtcggtggctaccggccaccgcacaccccgtgGTCGGGTATGGCCAGGCCCATTTGTGGCTGTTTAGCTGTAGCAGttcgttttttccttttttttcttttctggttttttttttctgttttcctttcttttttcttttttcgaatttatttatattttttcagattcgaaaatttaaattttaaaaaattgttcaaattaagaaaatgtttaaattaaaaaatgtttaaatttaaaaatcgtgttcaaatttgaaaaccgttcaaatatgaaatttgttcaaatttaaaaattgttctaaatatgaaaatcgttcagattaaaaaattgttcaaatataaaatttgttcaaattcggaaattgttcatagaaaaaaatacatttttgttcaaattttaaaaaattcaaatctgaaaaaatgatcagatttttaaaaagtgattttgttttaatttgatttttttatattttaataaATATTCAGattgaaaaaaaaatttaaaaagaaaacaaacaacacaaaacaa contains:
- the LOC124668368 gene encoding uncharacterized protein LOC124668368 isoform X1, producing MGSQSNRAGVLDEDEWLKLEERKNMLAWIEYMEITMGKYKTPPPMEIVLYPDLMDRAWGWSRLVIYEVADTTVEWPVFMKYLNEYFKRNAGSLFNMSAAARHCLKEEGRYRMIHEKDLSAEDITLSDSIKKRAIHVLNSEVKSVAAASGLMCMAEEARLMSDLRGDHFETISVFSSYIRQSALRLTHYQGSEPDSIAAALLGLVKETISVRNLMNRGNTNISVDELECGFIREATVPLLEKLENHFAREISCTVDEHASSLIRDNTVGGFKADKSEKPTRDSTVVELKPNANEKQKNTKDRGGKNNLGNGKRKRSDK
- the LOC124668368 gene encoding uncharacterized protein LOC124668368 isoform X2: MDRAWGWSRLVIYEVADTTVEWPVFMKYLNEYFKRNAGSLFNMSAAARHCLKEEGRYRMIHEKDLSAEDITLSDSIKKRAIHVLNSEVKSVAAASGLMCMAEEARLMSDLRGDHFETISVFSSYIRQSALRLTHYQGSEPDSIAAALLGLVKETISVRNLMNRGNTNISVDELECGFIREATVPLLEKLENHFAREISCTVDEHASSLIRDNTVGGFKADKSEKPTRDSTVVELKPNANEKQKNTKDRGGKNNLGNGKRKRSDK